AGTCGCTAAACTAGGACATGGCAGCGCGAGAGCGAATTATAGACAACTCCAGGTCAGGAGAAGCGATGCGATCTAAGAAGTCGTCTCAGCTTGGTACAAATAGAAGCAGCTGAAGGTGGTGCAGCGCAACGTTCATTTACCTAGAGAAAGAAAATTTCACTCGAGATAGCAAGTTACACTTGGCGTTAGCGCTCGTTCGTTAAGTCCTCTTGTGTGAGGCCTCCTGCGTGTCATATGTGCATCCTATAAATGACTAATCGCGCAAAGTTTTATTTGCCTTAGCAAGTTATGTTGCTGGCTCGTTTGCAATCATGCGTGAACTCTCTCgtctgaaacaccttgtatatcaTATGTACCTCCGAGATGTCGACGCGCGCGAGGTTATAGCTATAttgcacggctcagcgccatcttGTCTGAACTCCCTTGTGTGCTGCATGTCTATCATGCACCGCCTCCCCCTCCCACCCCGGAAGAAACGAAGAAAGCGGGAAAACGAAAATTGCTTACATAGATTAAGTAGGGCACAAGTTTCATTTGCCGAGTACTGGCTGAATAGCGCCACAGTACCGCGTAGTAGCAAACACAGAGACCACAACAAGTTGTGTTTTATCTGTGCCTTGCTTGAACGGCAATTGGTGGGAAAAAGCACGAAAGTCCACTGGTCCCCGAACAAAGAGAGACGTGAGCTTCCTATGTCAAGTCCTTCCGAAGAGACCTTTAGTCAACTTTTTTCTGAACATTATTCGACCAAAAGCTCCAAGTGCTCTGCTGTGCGCTCATTACGGTGGCAAACTGCCCTGATTCAGTGATTTATTATGTATTATAGACTGGAAATGTTGGTGACAAGCACAGTAATATCAAGGAAAATACATTGTTACACCTTAGTCGAGAACATGCCCTGTTTGTCATAGGGCAATCTCATTTATGAAGTTGTTTCGTAGTGCGTAACTGATTTCTTTTTGTTGGTATTAATTGCTAGTTTTATTTTATAAGGCTTCTCGTTATTCTTTCTACTGTGGGTTCGTGTTATCAATATTGTTTTTCTTGCATTGTATTTGTTGCACTTCacacatgtatgtatgtatgtatgtatgtatgtatgtatgtatgtatgtatgtatgtatgtatgtatgtatgtatgtatgtatgtatgtatgtatgtatgtatgtatgtatgtatgtatgtatgtatgtatgtatgtatgtatgtatgtatgtatgtatgtatgtatgtatgtatgtatgtatgtatgtatgtatgtatgtatgtatgtatgtatgtatgtatgtatgtatgtatgtatgtatgtatgtatgtatgtatgtatgtatgtatgtatgtatgtatgtatgtatgtatgtatgtatgtatgtatgtatgtatgtatgtatgtatgtatgtatgtatgtatgtatgtatgtatgtatgtatgtacgtacgtacgtacgtacgtacgtatgtatgtatgtatgtatgtatgtatgtatgtatgtatgtatgtatgtatgtatgtacaatCCTGACCTTTAGAAATATACATAACAGGATAGAAAGCTAGTGTTCACGGGTATTCCACCAATGCTTCAAAGATGGAAACTTTAAACAAAGAGATAATGAACGAGAGAAAAAACGTTTTCGCAGAATTGTGGTTTTGGAAGAGCGTCTATTCAACTCCACTTGAGAAACGTTTTTCTTGAGGTACCTTCTAAAAAATGCGAGATTGAGCAACATACCCATTAGCGCTTACGAGTCCATGCGTGGCATTCTCCGGGGAACAGCTCCAGACTTCGCAGGGACCCGACAGAGAGATGCTCTGGTGTAACGGAATCGTTTGACCCTCGACAACGCAGTTTCCTGTGGCGAGCCGGAGAAGAGAACATCGGAAAATTTTCTGACTTCCGCAAATTACAGTTcaaagctatcatgtctgcatcTCTTATGCGTGCATCTGCTGTGACAATTTTCCGATATAGTCCTTAATTTAATGTGCTCAGCGGGCCAAATGGGAGCTCCAGGAGGAGTACGCGGTGCTTACTAGTCGCAGGCTTTGCACTAATATGTAAACGCGATTTATCTGACCTTGCTGTATGGTCGTTCTGCCACACAGCGTCTGCTGCGAACATTGCCTTGAATTTGTCCTTGATAGCACACTCTGCTGTGGCATCTGCAAGCATAGCTCGCCagcgtgaactgaaaaaaaaaaaatccactaAACGGTCTATAGACCTCTGCATGCCAAAATTGAGCCTCTGCTAGTGGTCACATATTTCAAGCTGCGATATCCTTACAACGttacagcaacgtgatctggatgggaccaAAATTATCCGTGGCATGCATTTGAAATGTTGTTTGGATGTTTATCTGCAGGATGTGTGCAATGATTGAAACATCATGTTCAACGGCCATCTACAGGTCATCTGGGTTAGGTTCGATCCCGAGAGAAACAGGCCTGCTGCGAACACAATgctgatatcgtaataatatgatGTCCACATAGTCGATTGCTTGCTGCTCGGCACTGTGGCGAAAACTGCAGGAAACGTTTCTTCAGCGTTGCGCTGCCGGCACGATAGGTGGTGCTTAAATCCATGGCCAAGCGACGGTCGCTTTTGAGTAACAGaaacggatctcaaaggccatgcttttgctaaCTGCATGCGCCATAAAACACTACAGTACAGTGAACACGTGACAGACACCGCGTTTTAAACACCACCTATATACGCATCCTTACGACAATTCGAAGCACGAAATTTTTAACTCTGTAGGTCTGGCATATATTTAAGGGTAATATACATGATTATGCATTGGAAAATGGAAGCTTCTAGACCCGGGAGACAGCTCGCCTAATTGTAAAGATAGTTAGAAATGCGTACACTGTGAAACTCGTTATAGAACATGTCTGGTTAGCGTCAGCCTAGTCGGTAGCCTAGTCGTCCAATGCTTGGAGGCCCACAGAACTCACCGTCAACAAGGGGCACGTAATCGAACCAGGTGGATTGTTCCGAGCCTTGAAAGAGCTGGGCAACCAGGAACAACAGTAGACCTGTTGTCGGCCGCATGATGAACTGTTCGCTCTCTCAACACCGGCCTTCTTTTATCTCTTCTTTCCGAGGAAATCTGCCAAATCTGATAATGACGATGGCGATGATGATGTCCCCCGAGAATGGCCCAAACCTACTGCGCGGATAAGTAGTGTTTAAATCGCGTCTTCAGTGACGGTGCCCTTGGAGTAACAGCAGCTGATCTCGGGGGTCATGCTTTTGGATACGGCAAGCACTGGAAGCTATTGCACGTCATTATATGACGTCGTATATGACGTCATTCCAGTATTGTTTTGAATATCTTTTGTACGAGAACGAAGCGAATAATTAAAATATGAAATAAACCGAGCATGAACAATGCGTAATACAGTAGCGACCCTTTCAAAAGCTATAGAACGTATGGCCGAATaaaatgaaaggaaagaaaataggGAACGCGGTAATACAGATATCACGCGTTCTGAACTAAAAATTTCGAATTCCTTATGTGGGGAAAATGAATTTTAGATTATTTTGAGGGAAGGTAAAACAATTGATGcagatcatcatcatccccaTCTTCATTCATATACACAGCAGGACGAAATTTAAGCCTCTAGCTCACGGCGTTACCCTCCGTGCGTCTTGCGTCAGCTGAATCTTTTCTATGCCTACAAATTTCCAAATATGATCACACCACTTTATA
This region of Dermacentor silvarum isolate Dsil-2018 chromosome 5, BIME_Dsil_1.4, whole genome shotgun sequence genomic DNA includes:
- the LOC125945304 gene encoding uncharacterized protein LOC125945304 translates to MRPTTGLLLFLVAQLFQGSEQSTWFDYVPLVDGNCVVEGQTIPLHQSISLSGPCEVWSCSPENATHGLVSANGCSVTKVYGDAACTMKPREGAYPKCCPTVDCGNAGVAVVG